AAAAAGACGGTGTCGTCAATCTCGCGGTAAAGCGAACCCCCTGATCTGGAGTAAATCCAAACTCAGGGGGTTTATTTTATTCCGAAGAAAACAATTTTTTGCTCCAGATTTATCAATTATTCGTCTCGTGAATTCTCACAAATCTACAAATGTGTTCACACTATATTTGCAGGCCTGTCCTATAAAATGAATGATTCTGATCTCTTATAAACATTTTCTTAGCCGGAGTATTCTGTGCAGAAAATCAAAAATATCTACGCTTTCCAAGCCACCATTAAACCCGGCGAAAGAAGCCATAACTGCTCAGAGTAACTATCAAAGTCACAGATTAAACTTTTCTGGGAAACAATATCATGAAAAAAATTCATTTAAATCTTCCTAATCATAATACGGAAATTTTTTGTCAAAATATCGCTGAATGCTTCGATAATGTTGTTTATTAAAGATTTCTGGTAAATCCCCTTGAGCAAAATATTGCAACTTGCTTGTCTCAGGGCTAGTCACATTCTCATGCCCACCAATTAACCGCACAACAAATTCGATAACAACGGCCTGTGCAACATCACCATTTGGATATTCTTGGATGTGATTAGTAGTGACTCCAAGTAAAGAATTGACTTCAACAGAGAGACCAGTTTCCTCTAGGTATTCTCTTTTACATGCTTCTGGGGCTGTCTCGCCAAATTCAATTGCACCACCACCACCTGGGAGACCCCATGCATCAAAATCTGTTCGTCTTTGTAAGAGAATCTCATGTTTATCATTTTCTAATATACCACCCGAAAATGCTAAAATAATCGGTTGGTGTCCAACACTTTTTCTCAAAGACCTTATATAATCAGTTCCCATTGAAGTTGCCTACTTTCTATTTGCAATCATCTTTTTGTGAATTCTGTTAGGTGTACTGGAATCTTGTGGAGTTTTGGTTATACCGTCTTTTTAGTACCAGTTGACGCAGTTAAACATCGTATCTGTCAGGCAACTTATCGAGTCAATCTTTCCAATCGCCCTTTTTCCAGTCATCATGGTTCCAATCATCGTCGCCATCACTGTGGGACTGCTCAGCATCCTTGGGCGCTCGTTTTGCTCGTTTCAACAGCACCGCCGTTGAAACCACCGTTACGAACCCAGTCGCAATAATAAAGACAAATGTCCACATCACAATATCGCTAATCGCCATCTCGGGGCTCTCCCATTAATTTAATTGTCGTTAGTATAGCGCAGGCCCGTTGTAATAGCAAAAACGCCCTGGATAGTTTGCCCACACAGTCGCTATCCAGAGCGTTTAATTTTTCAGCGACAACGACCTAATCGTTGTCATCCTCATCTTCTTCCTCCAAACCAGTTCGAGCATCGTTACCAAGATAAGCTTGTAATTCCCGAATATTGCAATTGTTACTGCCACGATAAGCAACTAACCAAGCCGCCAGTGCCGGCCGGGTTTCTTTTTCAGCAAGCTTGATAGCCCGGTCAACGAATAGGTTTTCCGTATCAAAATCCTTGATTGTTGCAGCCACGAGTTCATCAGCAGATTGATACTTGAAAGCCCCATTTTCTTCCAACATGGAATACTTGGTTAATTCAGCCGTTGTGGAAGATGGCTTCTGGTTTTCATCTAGGAGTAATTCGCCTAATTCAGCAAACTGACGGACATTCTGATCTAACAAACGTTGATATGCTGTCCGCAATGCCAATGATTGTGGTCCTTTAACGTACCACTTCACTTGGGTCAACTTAACATAAGCAACCATTAAGTTAGATAAAATGTGATTCGTCATTGCGCCCGCTGTTGGGACATGGTGATCAATGTCACTCTGTTTTAATTCCGCTGCGTATTGTTCGTCGATCGTCAGTTCACTCATCGTTTATTCCTCCTACTTAACCTTGACGTTTTCAACTTCGTAACCAAGTCCGGTAACAACTTGTGCCAAATCATCGGCATTCGTCACTTCAGGATCAAAGTTAGCCTTGACCTTGCTGGCATTGAATAGCACCTTAACATTCTCAACGCCGTCATGGTTAGCAACGGCCTTTTCGATCTTGGTCATGCATGATGGGCAAGTCAACGTTCCTAATTGCATAATAATTTTCATAATCAATTACCTCCGTGTCGTTCATTTGATGGTTCTATCATAACCGGATTTGATTGATCAGAACTTGACGGCCGTCAAGAAATTCAAAAAAGTTTTACGCTACAATATAGTTATTAAAACAGTAGGAAATTTAAAACGTCAAACCCTATCTACCAAGCAAAATCTGTTATAGTTAGGGTGAATTTATTCAGGAGGTGGGCCTTATGGCAGAACATGAATGTGTGCAGTTAGTCCCAATTTTTAGCGAACTCGGTAGTGAACAATTAGACACCATCGAATCGATCGTTCGTCACCACCACTATCCAGCCGGCAGCACTTTATTTGGTGCTGACGATCCACTGGATTCACTGATGATTGTTGCCAATGGGCAGGTTAAAGTCTAT
The nucleotide sequence above comes from Liquorilactobacillus hordei DSM 19519. Encoded proteins:
- a CDS encoding NUDIX hydrolase, with the translated sequence MGTDYIRSLRKSVGHQPIILAFSGGILENDKHEILLQRRTDFDAWGLPGGGGAIEFGETAPEACKREYLEETGLSVEVNSLLGVTTNHIQEYPNGDVAQAVVIEFVVRLIGGHENVTSPETSKLQYFAQGDLPEIFNKQHYRSIQRYFDKKFPYYD
- a CDS encoding Dps family protein, which translates into the protein MSELTIDEQYAAELKQSDIDHHVPTAGAMTNHILSNLMVAYVKLTQVKWYVKGPQSLALRTAYQRLLDQNVRQFAELGELLLDENQKPSSTTAELTKYSMLEENGAFKYQSADELVAATIKDFDTENLFVDRAIKLAEKETRPALAAWLVAYRGSNNCNIRELQAYLGNDARTGLEEEDEDDND
- a CDS encoding heavy-metal-associated domain-containing protein codes for the protein MMKIIMQLGTLTCPSCMTKIEKAVANHDGVENVKVLFNASKVKANFDPEVTNADDLAQVVTGLGYEVENVKVK